The genomic segment TCCTAACGGGGGTCCTGATTTCCAAGTGACTCTTTCTATAGGAGTTTCCGAGTTTTGGACAAGTGACCGGAACAATAAAGATCTGATAGAAAGGGCGGATAAGGCGCTTTACGAGGCAAAACACTCGGGTAAAAACAAGACCATTTCCTTCCAAATTCCGGTCCAGAACTAACTTTTTTCCTAGTTTCTTAGGGATTTCGGGCTTATCGAATTCTAAAATTCGACCGAAACCTCTACCATGGAAAAACAACTTGAGCTGGACCATTATTATATTAGCCAGATCGAAGAGGCGGAGCTCGGAAAACGTATCCGTAACCGTGCTTTAGGAAGAGAAGAGTTCGATTTTTCTCCTTATTCCTGCTTTATCGAGTATAAAGCAAAGGATGCTCAGACAGGAATTGAGTATAGAGACTGTGTGATCGATTACACTCGCTGTCCAAATTCCCGTTGTATCAAAAAACTACTCTAATTCTCAAGCGAACTCGGATGAGTTCGCTTTTCCAAATTCCTTCCTAATAAAAAAGAATCGATTTTTTCCTTAAATTTGAAATCCTAATTGGGTTTTCGAACACCGGCAATGTTTTTTCTTCCGAATCGTACATTCAAAAAAAGAACTATTATTTCCAGGATTCTGCTTGGTGCCTTCTTCCTTTATGTAGCCGGATGTACTAGTTTCGATTATCGCAATTTATTCTCCGGCTATATTCGTTATGAAAAAGATGCAGGAGGAATTTGGATCCGGCTTCCTCTAAAAGAAGTGGATCATCTTCCTGTGATTTATCTTTCCTTGGACAAGGATAGGGAACCTCTCAGATTTTTGATAGATACAGGTGCGTTTGTTTCATTTCTTTCCGAGGATCATGTTCCGGAAAATTCTCCTAAAAGAATTTTGAGTGCTAGCTTTCCTGGAGGTTCTGTCCAGTCAGTCAGAAGAACGATTAAAAACGATTTGTTCATCGGAGGGATACGTCCTTTCGAATCTGTGGAATTTTATTCTCATGTATTCCCTAAAGAATTAAGAGTGGATGGGATCTTAGGGATGAATGCATTCCTAGGTTCAGTCGTAGTTCTTGATTTGCCTGATAGAATTTCTCTTTGGAGATCTTCTACTTCCAGTCCTGCTCCCGGTTTTTTGGAAGAAAATTTATTTCCTATGTTTTTAAAATCTGGCCAACCTTCAGCGGTACTTCTTCGTCCACCTGGAACCAGAAAAGAATCTTGGATCTTGGAC from the Leptospira andrefontaineae genome contains:
- a CDS encoding retropepsin-like aspartic protease; amino-acid sequence: MFFLPNRTFKKRTIISRILLGAFFLYVAGCTSFDYRNLFSGYIRYEKDAGGIWIRLPLKEVDHLPVIYLSLDKDREPLRFLIDTGAFVSFLSEDHVPENSPKRILSASFPGGSVQSVRRTIKNDLFIGGIRPFESVEFYSHVFPKELRVDGILGMNAFLGSVVVLDLPDRISLWRSSTSSPAPGFLEENLFPMFLKSGQPSAVLLRPPGTRKESWILDTGAEYSVLDWDTIKADHSTEYVEGKEATVFNFGGGRLKAKIRTLRPFCPVFVKNDSEGIGFCTPELEVFPGGIPPDALHSDHRRGIVGILGRNWMENYRILLDTKRSLIGIVGKESVPGNE